From a region of the Phaseolus vulgaris cultivar G19833 chromosome 6, P. vulgaris v2.0, whole genome shotgun sequence genome:
- the LOC137831229 gene encoding protein translation factor SUI1 homolog 2-like, with protein sequence MVELEIQVPTPFDPFAEARESDAPGAKEYVHIRIQQRNGKKSLTTVQGLKKEFSYEKILKDLKKDFCCNGNVVQDKELGKIIQLQGDQRKNVSHFLVQAGLVRKDQIKIHGF encoded by the coding sequence ATGGTTGAGCTGGAAATCCAAGTCCCCACGCCATTCGACCCATTTGCTGAGGCTAGAGAATCGGATGCCCCCGGAGCGAAGGAGTATGTGCACATTCGGATCCAGCagaggaatgggaagaagagtCTGACCACAGTGCAGGGGCTGAAGAAGGAGTTCAGCTACGAGAAGATCCTCAAGGACCTCAAGAAAGACTTCTGCTGCAACGGCAATGTGGTGCAGGACAAGGAGCTTGGCAAGATAATTCAGCTCCAAGGTGACCAGCGGAAGAACGTCTCACACTTCTTGGTCCAGGCTGGCCTTGTCAGGAAGGACCAGATCAAGATTCATGGTTTTTGA